The genomic stretch GGATCGATGTGAGACGCGCTTCAAAGAGCACACACCCCACCGCAAGCGGTCCCCCCCCGCTCGAGCGGGGATTTAAGATCAAGAGCTGAAGAGCGGTTCATCGTTGACACTCCGCGTCCGGGGTCTTAGTTAAAAACCACGAGATGATGAGATGGGTTCCAGAGAACATCATGTGGGTAATGATGAGCTCTCGAGAGGGGATTAAAGAGCTCTTAAAGGCTTTTCGAGATCCCGGATCCTTGCCCGCCATCTTTGCTTTCCCCTTCTCTCTACTCTCTGAATAAATGGGTATGACCAAGAACGAAGAACAGATCCTCGCTCTGGAACGAAGAACAGGTTTTTTCGGCGGAGAACGGATAACCGTTCAACGGCGCACTAGCTTCTTTTGCTCTCCAAGAGTTTTCATCCCCGCGAAGCGGGCATTGCGACCTGGGATGTTCTTCCCAGCCTTGCGTCCGCCGATGCTTTCCGGTGCCTTGCGTCTTATTCCGCTCTTTCCGACCCGCAACCCCCCGGCCCCGATTAGTTCTAGACCTCTCTATCGAAAGTCCTTATGATTTTGGGAAGGCTTCCCATTCAAGGAAGATCGCGAGGAGTTCTTCGTCTAGATAGTTCAAGGCCTTGGTTCTTATGTCATACGGTATGTTGTAGTAAGCTTCGGATATCGCTCCGGTAATTGCCGCGATTGTGTCGCTGTCTCCACCAAGCGAAACTGCTGTGCGGAGGGCGTCTTCAAATGAATCTGATTCGAGGAAGCACTGTATGGCCTGTGGCACTGTTTCCTGACAGGTTTCATTGAAGTCATATGATGGGCGGATCTTGTCGATTGTGAAATCTAGAGAGTAGTAATCTCTTGAGATCCTGAAGTGAATATCTCGCTTTGAGAAGCCTTGACGCGCAAGGAAAATGGCAATGGTAGTCGCTTCAGCCCCCTTTATTCCTTCCGGGTGGTCGTGAGTGACAGAAGTTATCGTTTTTGAGAGGCTTGTCGCTTCCGATTCAGTTCGCGCAGTGAATCCCGCAGGGCCAATGCGCATAGCCGCTCCGTTGCCGAAACTATTGTATGGCTCCGGCATGGCGCTGAATATCCATCTTCCAAACATTCCCCCATAACCGCAGTTAGGGTAATTTCGACCGATCTGCTGCATGTATTTCACTGTAAGCTCTCCTAGCAGACGGTTATAGCACATACTCAGCCTGTAGTCTTCTCGCGATTTGTCGACAACCTTCTCAGTTTCCAGAATTGCTTTGGCAACGGCAAGGCTCATTATACTATCGTCCGTAACAAAGCACTCATCTGTGAATAGTACAAAGGTCTTGCTTCGGTGATTTTTGAACTCGAATCTCGATCCGACGATATCGCCGACGATTGCTCCCAGCAAAGTTCACACCCCGCCTCTTTCATGATGCTTGAGATTCTTCACTCCAAGTGTAACATCATCGACCTGAACGCAGCTGGAGTTTCCCTCCCTATGCCTCTTCAGATGAATTGTGCAGCTCTTAGCTTTCCTGGAGATCGCCTGTTATCATATGGAGCAGGGTATTGTTTCTCAACAGAACTCCGATTCACTTGATAAAATCATCCTGTGAACTAACTTGGGGAGCTGAATATGGTATGTTGGCAATAACCGGGGGAGTTAAGTCATTTTGCTGAATGGAGCGGATGTTATGGATGAGAAGATCAAAGAGGCTCTGCTGATTAGGAACGAGAGGATCATCAAAGCGGTGATTGAGAAATCGAAGCGTGTCTGTCCGGACTCGGTGGCGTTGGTCGGCATCTATGGTTCATTTGCCACTGGAGACATACACGACAAGTCTGATTTGGATCTCTTCATAGTGATAGACGATTCGAAAGGATACAGAATAGGTTCATGCTTCATTTTGGGAGACGTTGCTCATGATATTTACTGCACGACCTGGCAACAGGTTGAAGAGATGGCTAAATACTCGACACCATACATCTCCAGGCTGATGGACCTGAACATCGTCTACTACCGTTATGACAAGCAACTTCAGAGATTTATGGAGCTTCGCGGGGAAGCCGAAAAACGTTTGAGCAGCCCTTTGAATGAGCGCGATCTTAGTAGTATTCTGACCCACTTCGAGCATGCGCAGAAGTCCCTTGCAGATTTGGTGATTAGCGAGGAGTACTGCGTGGTCAAATACGAGTCAGCCAAATTGATCAACTCTATCGAAATGATCATGTATTTAATCAACAAATCATATGTAAGTCTTGGGTCAAGACACATACCTGAAGAGATAGAAAGGATGCGGGAATTGCCGATTGGATTTCTAGATCATTACCGATCACTCATTGAGGCCGATGCGCTGAGCTCGATCAAGAAGAACGCGACTTCACTGATGCGTTGTACAAAAGAGAAGATCGAAGAGATCAAGTACAGAGTTAAGGGCAAGAAGAAACTTGATTCGCAGGGTCTTACAGGTAGTTACGAGGAAATCTATTCGAACTGGAGAAACAAGATGGAGCTTGCCGCAAAGACCGGCAACAAGTACTTGTCTCTCATGACGGCCGCCAGTTGCCAGCGATTCTACGATGAAATGAGAGAGGAGTACGAAGGCGTATCTATCGATCTGATGAAGCACTTCGATATCAACGATTTGCAACGCTCGGCGAGGATGTTCGATGAAGCAATGGAAGAGTACAGACTGCTGTATGACGTAAACAGCGTCAAGGTGAAGAAGTATCGGACAATCGAAGAGTTCGAAGAAGACTATCTTAGATAACTTCAGAAGTTAGGATAGCTAGAGGAAATATGTTTTGGATGCTATATGAAGACGTTCACACATTGCCGACTGGGAATTGAAAGAAGAATCTCCAGGAAGAAAGACCTGATAGTCTCTGAAAATCCTTCACTCCGAATACGCATGTTATAGCCGCTTTTCTTCTGGAAGGCTCGGTAAAGCCACTATTTGAGAACTTCAAAGAGAAAGGCTTCCAAGATGCTCTTTTCATAAACTGTTTAGAGAGTCGATTGTCTTCTGAGTCTGTTTGGCTTTGATTCTTCGAGTTAGGCCGCCAGTTCTTGAAGAAGGTTTCTAGGCCTGGCAAGATCTCATCAGAGCTGAGTTGTTCGACATCTTGTAGTCGACAGAAAGAGACTTCTGACGACCAAAGTAATAGCATTCTACTGTAGAAAAATGCTTTGAGACTGTCTTTGGCAAAATCTCATTTTGTTCAATATGTGTTCTTC from Mesotoga infera encodes the following:
- a CDS encoding nucleotidyltransferase domain-containing protein, which encodes MDEKIKEALLIRNERIIKAVIEKSKRVCPDSVALVGIYGSFATGDIHDKSDLDLFIVIDDSKGYRIGSCFILGDVAHDIYCTTWQQVEEMAKYSTPYISRLMDLNIVYYRYDKQLQRFMELRGEAEKRLSSPLNERDLSSILTHFEHAQKSLADLVISEEYCVVKYESAKLINSIEMIMYLINKSYVSLGSRHIPEEIERMRELPIGFLDHYRSLIEADALSSIKKNATSLMRCTKEKIEEIKYRVKGKKKLDSQGLTGSYEEIYSNWRNKMELAAKTGNKYLSLMTAASCQRFYDEMREEYEGVSIDLMKHFDINDLQRSARMFDEAMEEYRLLYDVNSVKVKKYRTIEEFEEDYLR
- a CDS encoding ADP-ribosylglycohydrolase, translated to MLGAIVGDIVGSRFEFKNHRSKTFVLFTDECFVTDDSIMSLAVAKAILETEKVVDKSREDYRLSMCYNRLLGELTVKYMQQIGRNYPNCGYGGMFGRWIFSAMPEPYNSFGNGAAMRIGPAGFTARTESEATSLSKTITSVTHDHPEGIKGAEATTIAIFLARQGFSKRDIHFRISRDYYSLDFTIDKIRPSYDFNETCQETVPQAIQCFLESDSFEDALRTAVSLGGDSDTIAAITGAISEAYYNIPYDIRTKALNYLDEELLAIFLEWEAFPKS